A stretch of the Anaeromyxobacter sp. genome encodes the following:
- a CDS encoding glyoxalase/bleomycin resistance/dioxygenase family protein, translating into MVFALDLERLTRFHEEVLSLRPVERGPHHAVLEAPGHQVVLHAIPPEIASGLEVTRPPQRREEAAIKPFFPVASLAAARAVAASLGGVVDPSDREWAGGGFRACDGHDPEGNVIQLREVAS; encoded by the coding sequence GTGGTCTTCGCACTCGACCTCGAGCGCCTCACCAGGTTCCACGAGGAGGTCCTCTCGCTGCGGCCCGTCGAGCGGGGGCCGCACCACGCGGTGCTCGAGGCGCCAGGGCACCAGGTGGTCCTCCACGCCATCCCCCCCGAGATCGCCTCGGGCCTCGAGGTCACCCGCCCGCCGCAGCGCCGGGAGGAGGCCGCCATCAAGCCGTTCTTCCCGGTGGCCAGCCTCGCGGCGGCCCGAGCCGTCGCGGCCAGCCTGGGCGGCGTCGTGGACCCGTCGGATCGCGAGTGGGCGGGTGGGGGCTTCAGGGCCTGCGACGGCCACGACCCGGAGGGCAACGTGATCCAGCTCCGCGAGGTGGCGAGCTGA
- a CDS encoding metallo-mystery pair system four-Cys motif protein, translating into MNRLRMLSLASIAALAAACGGSSEDPPPAACTYAYTAWGTCQPTGTQTRTVTSATPDGCTGTPALSQACQPAVTIDFKAVVGDQAFDCTNLAGYAVGTGTIPLKPRDFRFYVSNLRLVTAAGAEASVTLDTTVWQNFGVALLDFENATGACLVGSAETNTAVTGTAPVGTYVGLRFDLGVPAASNHFDYQSPSMLPPLNNSAMAWSWTTGFKFTKIEVNIQRAAPPAAPFTFNFHLGSSGCGLTTPGDYSTAVCTKLNTPAVDLAAFDPATQAVAFDLAALLAGMNLDSADGGGAPGCMSGETDPECWPTFPHLGLTVNGLPADPQQSVFRAVAK; encoded by the coding sequence ATGAACCGCCTCCGCATGCTCTCCCTGGCTTCCATCGCCGCCCTCGCCGCCGCCTGTGGCGGCAGCTCGGAAGATCCGCCGCCCGCTGCCTGCACCTACGCCTACACCGCCTGGGGCACCTGCCAGCCCACCGGGACTCAGACCCGCACCGTCACCTCGGCGACGCCCGACGGCTGCACGGGCACCCCGGCGCTGAGCCAGGCGTGCCAGCCGGCCGTCACCATCGACTTCAAGGCGGTGGTGGGGGATCAGGCCTTCGACTGCACCAACCTCGCCGGCTACGCCGTCGGCACCGGGACCATCCCGCTGAAGCCGCGGGACTTCCGGTTCTACGTCTCCAACCTCCGGCTGGTGACCGCCGCCGGCGCCGAGGCCAGCGTCACCCTCGACACCACCGTCTGGCAGAACTTCGGCGTGGCGCTCCTCGACTTCGAGAACGCCACCGGGGCCTGCCTGGTCGGCTCGGCGGAGACCAACACCGCCGTCACCGGCACCGCGCCCGTCGGCACCTACGTCGGCCTGAGGTTCGACCTCGGGGTCCCGGCTGCCAGCAACCACTTCGACTACCAGTCGCCCTCCATGCTCCCGCCGCTCAACAACAGCGCGATGGCCTGGAGCTGGACCACCGGCTTCAAGTTCACCAAGATCGAGGTGAACATCCAGCGCGCGGCGCCGCCCGCGGCCCCGTTCACCTTCAACTTCCACCTCGGCTCGTCCGGGTGCGGGCTCACCACCCCGGGTGACTACAGCACCGCCGTCTGCACCAAGCTCAACACCCCGGCGGTCGACCTGGCCGCCTTCGATCCGGCGACCCAGGCCGTGGCGTTCGACCTCGCCGCGCTCCTGGCCGGCATGAACCTGGACTCCGCCGACGGCGGCGGCGCCCCGGGCTGCATGTCGGGAGAGACCGATCCCGAGTGCTGGCCGACCTTCCCGCACCTCGGACTCACCGTCAACGGCCTCCCGGCCGATCCGCAGCAGTCCGTCTTCCGCGCCGTCGCCAAGTAG
- a CDS encoding alpha/beta hydrolase, translating to MGTFTTKSGASLSFKDWGAGRPVVFSHGWPLCSDSWEAAMLHLASRGFRCVAHDRRGHGRSSQPWSGNDMDTYADDLGELIEALDLKDATLVGFSAGGGEVARYIGRHGTARVAKAALISAVPPLMLRTPTNPAGVPLEAFDAIRRGALADRSQLYRDLASGPFFGANRPGAMVSQGVMDAFWLQGMLAGHRNAYDCIEAFSETDFTADLERFDVPTLVVHGDDDQIVPIAAAGLRSAQLVKGATLKVYQGAPHGLADTHKDRLNADLLAFVGA from the coding sequence ATGGGAACCTTCACGACCAAGAGCGGGGCGAGCCTCTCCTTCAAGGACTGGGGCGCGGGGCGGCCGGTGGTGTTCAGCCACGGCTGGCCGCTCTGCTCGGACAGCTGGGAGGCGGCCATGCTGCACCTGGCCTCCAGGGGCTTCCGCTGCGTGGCCCACGACCGCCGCGGACACGGCCGCTCGAGCCAGCCCTGGAGCGGCAACGACATGGACACCTACGCGGACGACCTCGGGGAGCTCATCGAGGCGCTCGACCTGAAGGACGCCACGCTGGTGGGCTTCTCCGCGGGCGGAGGCGAGGTGGCCCGCTACATCGGCCGGCACGGCACGGCGCGGGTGGCCAAGGCTGCGCTGATCTCCGCGGTCCCGCCCCTGATGCTGAGGACCCCGACCAACCCGGCGGGAGTGCCGCTGGAGGCCTTCGACGCCATCCGCCGCGGCGCGCTGGCGGATCGGTCACAGCTCTATCGCGACCTCGCCAGCGGCCCCTTCTTCGGGGCCAACCGTCCCGGCGCCATGGTCTCCCAGGGGGTGATGGACGCCTTCTGGCTCCAGGGCATGCTGGCCGGCCACAGGAACGCCTACGACTGCATCGAGGCCTTCTCCGAGACCGACTTCACCGCGGACCTCGAGCGCTTCGACGTGCCGACGCTGGTGGTCCACGGCGACGACGACCAGATCGTGCCCATCGCCGCGGCGGGCCTCCGCTCGGCGCAGCTCGTCAAGGGGGCCACCTTGAAGGTGTACCAGGGCGCCCCTCATGGCCTGGCGGACACGCACAAGGACCGGCTCAACGCCGACCTGCTGGCCTTCGTCGGCGCCTGA